The following nucleotide sequence is from Candidatus Zixiibacteriota bacterium.
TTTCGAATCAACGGCGGTTTTCCTGCTGCCTCTACCCTATCCGGCTTTTGACCGGGCTCTGACAGAAGTCTCCCGATTTACAGCCGCATTGCCGGTGGTGAAGGATGTGAACGAACGCGCGAAAGCCTGTGAAAGCATAACAGAGAAGATTCGACTGATATCTCCGGTGGATGCCCCTGCGGACTTGAGGGATAGAGATCTGTCAGGCATGGTCCCCAAAGAGTTGGTCTATTTTGACACTTTATCGGTTCGAATGCGCCGGGCGCTTGACGGTGGAGAAATCACGAAATTCGAGCAATTGACCAAGGAACTCAATACTCGCTTCCAAAACTTTCAGCGGATATATCTGGAGTAATCCGTTCGCTTATCGGATTCCAAAGATGCGCCTGAAAATGATTAGCGCTGTCAAGAAAAAAGCAGTTAACCTGAATATCGTGTGCCCTACTGCGGCGATTTCCCGTTTTTTGACGCATAGAAATCAATTTTGCCATGGCGGACAATTTCGCCGTCAATAGTATAGACAACATCTTCGGCAATATTGGTGGCGTGGTCGGCAATGCGCTCCAACTGCCGCGATACTGCCAGGAGATTTATCAGACAGTCCAACTTGTTCGGCTCTTTGAGAATCCCCTCCTGCACTTGGGCGTACATTTTACGGTGCATCTCGTCAACTTCGTCATCGGCCAGCATGACTTCGCGGGCAAGATGGGAATCCATATTAACCAGGGCATCAAGACTCTTGTGCAGCATTTCTTTGGCTTTTTCCGACATTCCACGGAAATCAAAAGGGATATCGATTCGCTCTTTGGTGGCAAGGAAAGCGGCCCGCTCAGCGATATTGACGGCCAGGTCGCCGATTCTTTCGAGGTCGTTGTTGATTTTAAGAACGGCGATGATGAAGCGCAGGTCAATCGCCACCGGCTGATTAAGAGCCAGCGTCTTGAGGCATTCCTCTTCCACTTCGACTTCCATCTGGTCGATCTCTTCGTCATTTTCGATGACTTTATTAGCCAGTTTGAGGTCACGCTCGCTTATGGCGCGGACGGCATGATGCACACTTTCTTCGACAATGGCGCTCAAAGAGAGTATCTTTTTCTTAATCAGGTCAACTTCGCGCTGGAAATGTCGGGTCATTTCGTCCCTTCCTTATCTCATCCGAAACGGCCGGTAATGTAGTCTTCAGTTCTTTTCAGCGACGGTTTGGTGAAGATGGTCTTGGTTTCGCCAAATTCAACCATATATCCTTCATAGAAGAAGGCGGTGAAATCGGAGATACGCGCCGCCTGCTGCATATTATGCGTAACAATCACAATTGTATAGTTATTCTTTAATTCGGCAATCAAATCTTCAATTTTAGAAGTGGAAATGGGGTCAAGGGCGGAGGCCGGCTCATCCATCAGGAGAACCTCGGGTCGGACTGCCAGAGCCCGGGCGATACAGAGACGCTGCTGCTGCCCGCCGGAGAGAAGATAGGCGCTGTGGCTCAATTTGTCTTTGACTTCTTCCCAGAGATAGGCGCGCCGCAAGGCATCTTCAACCGCTTCCTCCACAACCCGGCGGTCTTTAATCCCGTTAACTCTTAAACCGTAGGCGACATTGTCGAAAATCGGTTTGGGAAAGGGATTTGACTTCTGAAAGACCATGCCTACACGGGTGCGGATAGCGGAGACATCCTTAACATCTCTATAAATGTCGATGTCATCAAGGAGCACCGTTCCTTCCATGCGAGTGCCGGGGATAGTTTCGTTCATACGGTTGAGAGTCCGCAGGAAGGTCGATTTGCCGCATCCCGAGGGACCGATGAGGGCTGTAACCATATGTTCTTCGATATTCAGGGAAACATCATGAAGAGCCTGAGCGCTGCCGTAGAAGAAATTAAGATTTCTGACAGTCATTTTGTAATGACGCTCCGGTGACTTGGCGGCCGGTATCACGGAATCAGGTTTACTCCTCACGATTTTGTCGGTCTTCTCAAGCATTTACGCGCCTCGTTCTGATTCGGGAGCGGATAAAAATGGCGACGAAATTCAACAGAAAAGTCAAGATGAGCAGCACCAGTACGGTGCCATAGAGAATCGGCTTGGTTTTCTCAACATCGGGAGACTGAGTCGCCATAACATAAATATGATATCCTAAATCCATAAATTGGTCATTCAGTTGGGTCGGCAGGTAAGGCAGATAATATGCCGCCCCGGTAAACATGATAGGAGCCACTTCACCGGCTCCGCGGCTAATGCCAAGAATGGCTCCGGTGAAAATCCCCGGCATTGCCTGCGGTACGATAATACGAACAATGGTCTGAAGTTTGGTGGCACCGAGAGCATAACTGGCTTCTTTCAGCTCGCGGGGAATGGCGCGAAGCGCTTCCTCGGTAGAGACAATAACAACCGGCATAGTGAGAATGGAGAGTGTCAGGGCGGCCCAGATGATTGCCGGCTGACCCCAGACCGGGCGCCCCGGTTCATAAAAGATTGAATCGATGCCGGAGCCGATAAAGCCGACAAAAAAGCCGAGTCCAAAAAGCCCGAAGACTATCGACGGCACGCCGGCGAGGTTATTGACTGCCACCCGGATGAGACGGGTGGTTAACGAGTCAGGACGGGTATATTCGTGAAGATAGATGGCTGTCAGAACGCCAAAGGGGATGACAGCAATAACCATGAGGAAAACCAATGCCACGGTTCCGAATATTGCCGGGAAGATACCGCCCGCTTCCATCCCCTGTTCCGGAGGGCGGCTCAAGAAATCCCAGGAGATGATGCCTATTCCGCCGAGGATGATATTGAAAAGTATTACTGCCAGAATCAGCACAATGATAAGGACGGCAGTCAGGGTGAGACCGCGCGGTATGGTCCCCTTGGATTTGGGACCAAAATTGTACGGTGTAAATGAGGCGCTGGCGGCGGTAACACTTTCGCTTATGGAAGCCATTAGCTTCTCCCCTGCAATTTTTCTTTGAGGCGACTGAGAATGAAATCCCCGCCGAGATTTATGACAAATGTGAATATAAATAAGAGTGTCCCGATAAAGAAGAGCACATTATAATGCGGACTTCCAAAGACCACCTCAGCCAATTCGGCCGCAATAGTAGCGGAAAAGGTCCTGACTGATTCGGTGAAACCGGCGGAGATGATGGCGGCATTGCCGGAAGCCATCAGCACAATCATCGTTTCGCCTATGGCTCTTCCGAAACCGAGGACTACCCCGGCGGCAATTCCGGGCAGAGCGGCCGGCAGAACCATAGTGAAAGATACCTGCCAGGGATTGGCGCCAAGGGCAATTGCGGCATCCCGGAGAGACTTGGGAACAGCATTCATGGCATCTTCAGCGACGGTAAAGATTATCGGGATTACCGCAATGCCAAGGGCGACACCAGCGTTTATTGCGTTAAGACGGTAGGTGAAGCCGAATGTTTTCTGCAATGCCGTGGCAAGTATCACCAGAGCAAAGAAGCCGAGGACGACCGAAGGAAGCCCGGCCAGAAGTTCAATGACCGGCTTGATTAATTCACGCATTCTTCGGGAGGCGAACTCGGAAGTATATATGGCGGCGCCGACCGCCAGAGGCACGGCAAATAGCATCGCCACAATGGCGGCTTTTATCGTCCCGAGAAACAGCGGCAGGAGAGAATATTTGGGAACGGTGGAGTTGGGCTGCCAGGACCATTTCGGTTCTCGCCCTTCATAATAGACCTGTTTGTACAACATCTTGGAGAGACTGGCTTCTTCCTGAACCTCCCGGTCGGTGAAAATAGGCACGGCCTCCTTGAAGATGAAAGTAAATATGAGGAGGATGCCGATAAGAGCGGCGAGGGCATTCAGGGCGATGAATTTCTCGCCAATAAACTCTCGAAGTCTTGATTTCGGCTTAAATTGGTACTTTTCCATCAATTCCCACTTAATAATTTTGTGGGTGAGGTAACAGCCTCACCCACATTCAGAAAAAGAGGAGGGTCAAAGTCGAGTCCGATTCATTTAATCAGATTCTTTTCAGCAATTTCTTTGGGGAGCGGAATATAGTCAACTTCCTCCGCCACTTTCTGTCCTTCCGGAGAAAGGGCCCAGTTTACCAGCTCTTTGAGCTCGCCGGTAGGGACGCCATTGAAATACCAGTAGAGTTCACGAGATATCGGGTAGGAACCGCCGGAGACTGTTTCCATTGTCGGCAGAACCGCTTGCGAGCTGTCGTCCTTTTTTACGGCGCAGTCCTTGACTCCTTTTGCCCAGGCGATACCGCCGTAGCCGATTCCCCATTCATCCTTGGAAACGGCGTTGACAACGGCGGCGGTGCCGGGAAGAGTCTGGGTTTGGTCAGCGTAGTCCTCTTCATTGAGAACATGCTCTTTGAAAAAGGCATAGGTGCCGGAGTTATTTTCACGTCCGTAGAGGATAATTTTCTGGTCAGGTCCGCCGAACTCTTTCCAGTTGGTGATGACTCCGGTGTAAATACCTTTAAGCTGAGCCAGGGTAAGTTCTGCGACCGGATTTTTCTCGTGGAGGAAGACAGCAATTCCATCCAGCGCCACCGCTACTTCATGCGGGGTAACACCTTTATCCTTCGCCAATTTGTATTCCTTCTCTTTCATAGGACGAGAGGATTGGCAAATTTCGGTGGTACCATTTATAAGGGCGGCAATGCCGGTGCCGGAACCGCCCCCGGAAACCTGGATGACGGAGCCGGGGTTTTTCTTCATATATTCCTCGGCCCATTTCTGCCCGAGGCGAACCAGGGTGTCGGAACCTTTGATTGTAATATTGCCGGCCAGCGCGATGCTGAAAGTCGCCAGAACCAAACCGGCAATTAAAGCTATCCTTTTCATATTTCCTCCTGCGTAATATTCAAAATCTTAGAATTTCAAATCAGTATTGAGGCTTAAAAACTCATCACTCTTCTTCCCTGATTCCTGGTAATCAATCGTGCGATAATTAAGTGAGGCTTTAATATTCTTAGCCGGGGCGCACTCCATACCGAATATGTACATGCTGTGGCCATCATCGTCGATTTCAGTGTTATAGTCAAAAGCGTCGTATCGCCCGAAGAAATTGAGAGTGCGAAGCAGGGAATTCTCCCCCACGAATTTTCTCAGATGGAGCGAAGCTATGAAAGAGTGGGCGAACTGTGAAAGGTCGGCGATACCCTGACCCTGACCGAGCGTCTGCCAGTTGAGGTCCACACCGAGGTCAAAGCGGTCGCTATTCGCCAGCGAGCCGGCGATGGAGAATATCTTGCGGCCATAGTCTTCCCCTTCCAGAGAGTCGCCAAAAGCGATATTCTGGGTGCCGCTGTAAAACTGCCCGGCAAGAGCGCTATTGCCCCATTCCGGGTCGTCGGTAAAAGGCTTCAGGGCGAGGAAAAGATTGATATCTTTCTGCTTATTTTTCTCCACGACATCGGAATAGGACGCGCCGTTAAAAACAGACAAGGCCGCTTCGCCCCATTTTCCTTTCTCACCCAGTTTGAAATTGAAGGTCGCTCCGAGGTCGGCGGAGGAACGGAATTTGTTGAAGTCGCCAACGGTTCTGATTATGTAACGGCGTTTCCAAACGTTATTGTCAGCAAATCCGATATATTTCACAGATTGCAATCCCAGTATGACATTGAGGTAGCCGGAGGCAAATTCCGGCTGCCAGTCAAGATATCCGTACTTGAGAATTATGTAGTAACCGTTATCGACATCAGAATTCTTCTCTTTCAAGTCGAAAGTAATTACAGCCGAGGTGTATTCACTGATTTTTGATTTGGCGGTAATATATGAACGGTCCAGCCCGAATTTATTATAGCTGTCGGCTCCTTCCGTCATATTCAAGCTCCAGCTGCCGAATACCCGCCCTTCCAGTTTTGTTTCTGCCGCCAGCGGAGTAATTGTCTGCAGTGTGACCAAGAGCAGCGCTGTCATGAGTGCGTTTCGCAACATCTTTTTCCCTTCCTGATTTAATCTAACATTTTTGTCGGACTATTCATCTTCCCAGTAGTCAGATAGAAAGTCCATAATAACTCTCGCGGAATAAGAGAACCGAATCATTGTTAGGAATATGTTAGGGTTCTGTTAATACTGAATTATTTCATTCGGTGTTATCGTTTATTGGTTTGAGGCCGTTGTGGAAAACAGATTTGTCGTCGACAACAGCCACTGTGCAATGCAACTAATTGCGCGGCAGAATTATAGTGAACGCGCTTCCTTTGCCTACTGCGCTCTCGACATTAATCTTTCCTTTATGTGCCAGAACAATATGTTTGACAATCGCCAACCCGAGACCGGTCCCCCCCATAGCGCGGCTTCGCCCCTTATCAATGCGGTAGAATCGCTCGAAAATCCTTGAGATATGCTCCGATTCGATGCCGCAGCCCTTGTCGCTAACCGAAATATGAACGGAGGCTGAATCTTCCTTTGCCGCCACTGCCACCAGGCTGTTCGGCTCCGAGTATTTGATGCTGTTATCGATCAGATTGACGACCGCCTGTTCCAGAAGCGGCGCGTTCGCCATGACCGTCAGGTTTTCAGGGCAATCGAGCGACAACTCAACGCTTCTTTCCTTCGCTTTAATTTCGCATGCCTGGAGGCAGTCAGAAAGCAATTCTCTCAAGCCAAACTCTTCTAATTCCAGGGATGCGCGCTGGGATTCATCTTCCAAGCGGGAAAGACTGAGGAGGTCGGCGATAAGGGCATTGAGGCGGTCCACCTGTTTTTCTATAATTTTGAGAAAACGCTCCGCTTCCTCGGGATTCTTCAGGGCGCCATCAAGAAGAGTTTCCACAAATCCCTGGATGGTGGTAAGGGGGGTGCGCAGCTCATGGGAGACATTGGCGACAAAGTCGCGACGCATCGTCTCCAACTTTCTGATGCGGGTGACATCGTTCAAGACAATCAGGGCGCCAATGATATTTCCGTTGGCGTCACGCAGGGTAGCGCCATGCGCCTGCAGAAACTGCTCGGAGGCGCCGGGGATATATACTTCCCGTTCGACCGGCTGGGGACTTGCCAGGGCGCTCTTTACCGCCAGATTGAGGTCGTGGTTGCGGATAATCTCCGGCACGGTCTTCCCTATCGCCCGATTAAGGTCCACCCCGACAAGTCGTGCCGCCGCCTGATTCATGCTGATAATCTTTTCGTCGTTGTCAACCGCCAGGACTCCTTCCACCATGCTTGCCAGAATCGCTTCGCGCTCATTGCGCTGTCGGGTGATGGTGTTGAGCCGCTCGTTGATATTAGCCGCCATTTCGTTCATCGCCAGCGCCAGGGCTTCGATTTCTTCGGAATCTTTCAAATAAATCCGCGAACTTAGTTCCCCTCGGGCAAATCTGGCGGCGGTATCCCGGAGTTCTTCGATAGGGCGGCTGATTCGTCGGCTGAAATAAAGGCTGACCACCGCCACCAATACGGTAATAATTAAAAGCCCCAGAGCCATTCTGATTCTAATGCCGTTGATGGCGTCATTTATCGATTCGATAGAGACGGCGGCTCGAATTACCCCGATATTGGCGCCATTCCGGCGCAGCGGTTGTGCCAGATACATAAGGGTGTAATAAACGGTATTGCTGTATCGGATAGAGACGCCGGCGCCGGAGGTGAGCGCGTCCTGCACCTCGGGGCGGTTTGAGTGATTATCCATGTCGCTCGGGTTTTCCCGGCTGTCGCCGACTACTTTCCCGGAAGGCAGAATCATGGTGAAGCGGGTGGCTGAACGACGTCCCATCTCCTTACAGAGAGAATCTACGACGGCATACTGCCCGGCGGAGACGTGGTCGGCTATAAAACTGCCGAATAGCTCCAAACGGGAGCGCAGGCTCTCGCGGGTTTCGGCGAGCCAGGCCTTGCGGATTGTATTCTGGCCCAACCAGCCGACGGTTATCAGAATGAAAAAGGTGATAATCAAATAAGAAGGAAATAGACGCCAGAGGATTTTCTTGCGCGGCATCACTTATCCTTGAACCGGTATCCCACTCCCCGGACGGTTTCGATATATTTTCCGGCGGCGCCTAACTTTTTACGCAAGCCAACGATTTGAACATCGACCGAGCGGTCGGTAACGATGGTTTCTTCACCTCGAACACCATTGACTATCTCATATCGGGAATAAACCCAGCCGGGACGTCGGGCGAGGAAATGGAGAATGAGGAATTCGGTGAGGGTGAGGTCAATCGGCTTGTCTTTAACAAGCACTTCATGTCGGCCCGGGTTGATGGTAATTTCATGGATTTTCAACGATTCGAGGTTACCGGTTTTCTCTTTGGCTTTCCTGCGGAAGATGGCGCGGACGCGGGCGGTCAGCACCCGCGGGCTGAACGGTTTGACGATATAATCATCGGCTCCAACCTCAAGTCCCGTAATAATATCGGAGTCCTCACCCTTGGCGGTCACCATGATGACCGGTATCTGGGCGGTGGTGGCATCATGTTTGAGAATCTGGCAGACTTCCAGACCGTCGATGCCGGGAAGCATCAGGTCAAGAATGATTAATTTGGGGTGAGACTGACGCGCCGTTTTCAGGGCGGCTTCACCGGTGCCGACGCCGGTAACGTGATACCCCTCTTTGGTCAGGTTGTATTTGATTAACTGCAGAATATCTTCCTCATCTTCTACGACAAGGATATTTTCATGCGCCATAGTACCCTCAAATCTGATTGAAGAAGGGTTAAGTTTAAATTTACAGGAGGGAGATAAAGGAGGCAACTTAATAATGTCAAGACCCCTAACAAATTACTAACAATTATCTTTAACTAAGGCTCATGTGGGAGTTTGTCATTTGGGAAAATCTCCCGCTTTCTTCTGAATTTAGACCGCTTGATTTGGATAAATCGCGTGCTATATTAAGGTCTAAATGAAGCCGGTAAGCCGAGGAACGCACAAGAGAGCATGATTGC
It contains:
- the phoU gene encoding phosphate signaling complex protein PhoU, with amino-acid sequence MTRHFQREVDLIKKKILSLSAIVEESVHHAVRAISERDLKLANKVIENDEEIDQMEVEVEEECLKTLALNQPVAIDLRFIIAVLKINNDLERIGDLAVNIAERAAFLATKERIDIPFDFRGMSEKAKEMLHKSLDALVNMDSHLAREVMLADDEVDEMHRKMYAQVQEGILKEPNKLDCLINLLAVSRQLERIADHATNIAEDVVYTIDGEIVRHGKIDFYASKNGKSPQ
- the pstB gene encoding phosphate ABC transporter ATP-binding protein PstB; protein product: MTVRNLNFFYGSAQALHDVSLNIEEHMVTALIGPSGCGKSTFLRTLNRMNETIPGTRMEGTVLLDDIDIYRDVKDVSAIRTRVGMVFQKSNPFPKPIFDNVAYGLRVNGIKDRRVVEEAVEDALRRAYLWEEVKDKLSHSAYLLSGGQQQRLCIARALAVRPEVLLMDEPASALDPISTSKIEDLIAELKNNYTIVIVTHNMQQAARISDFTAFFYEGYMVEFGETKTIFTKPSLKRTEDYITGRFG
- the pstA gene encoding phosphate ABC transporter permease PstA — protein: MASISESVTAASASFTPYNFGPKSKGTIPRGLTLTAVLIIVLILAVILFNIILGGIGIISWDFLSRPPEQGMEAGGIFPAIFGTVALVFLMVIAVIPFGVLTAIYLHEYTRPDSLTTRLIRVAVNNLAGVPSIVFGLFGLGFFVGFIGSGIDSIFYEPGRPVWGQPAIIWAALTLSILTMPVVIVSTEEALRAIPRELKEASYALGATKLQTIVRIIVPQAMPGIFTGAILGISRGAGEVAPIMFTGAAYYLPYLPTQLNDQFMDLGYHIYVMATQSPDVEKTKPILYGTVLVLLILTFLLNFVAIFIRSRIRTRRVNA
- the pstC gene encoding phosphate ABC transporter permease subunit PstC, encoding MEKYQFKPKSRLREFIGEKFIALNALAALIGILLIFTFIFKEAVPIFTDREVQEEASLSKMLYKQVYYEGREPKWSWQPNSTVPKYSLLPLFLGTIKAAIVAMLFAVPLAVGAAIYTSEFASRRMRELIKPVIELLAGLPSVVLGFFALVILATALQKTFGFTYRLNAINAGVALGIAVIPIIFTVAEDAMNAVPKSLRDAAIALGANPWQVSFTMVLPAALPGIAAGVVLGFGRAIGETMIVLMASGNAAIISAGFTESVRTFSATIAAELAEVVFGSPHYNVLFFIGTLLFIFTFVINLGGDFILSRLKEKLQGRS
- a CDS encoding PstS family phosphate ABC transporter substrate-binding protein; the encoded protein is MKRIALIAGLVLATFSIALAGNITIKGSDTLVRLGQKWAEEYMKKNPGSVIQVSGGGSGTGIAALINGTTEICQSSRPMKEKEYKLAKDKGVTPHEVAVALDGIAVFLHEKNPVAELTLAQLKGIYTGVITNWKEFGGPDQKIILYGRENNSGTYAFFKEHVLNEEDYADQTQTLPGTAAVVNAVSKDEWGIGYGGIAWAKGVKDCAVKKDDSSQAVLPTMETVSGGSYPISRELYWYFNGVPTGELKELVNWALSPEGQKVAEEVDYIPLPKEIAEKNLIK
- the pnpS gene encoding two-component system histidine kinase PnpS, with product MPRKKILWRLFPSYLIITFFILITVGWLGQNTIRKAWLAETRESLRSRLELFGSFIADHVSAGQYAVVDSLCKEMGRRSATRFTMILPSGKVVGDSRENPSDMDNHSNRPEVQDALTSGAGVSIRYSNTVYYTLMYLAQPLRRNGANIGVIRAAVSIESINDAINGIRIRMALGLLIITVLVAVVSLYFSRRISRPIEELRDTAARFARGELSSRIYLKDSEEIEALALAMNEMAANINERLNTITRQRNEREAILASMVEGVLAVDNDEKIISMNQAAARLVGVDLNRAIGKTVPEIIRNHDLNLAVKSALASPQPVEREVYIPGASEQFLQAHGATLRDANGNIIGALIVLNDVTRIRKLETMRRDFVANVSHELRTPLTTIQGFVETLLDGALKNPEEAERFLKIIEKQVDRLNALIADLLSLSRLEDESQRASLELEEFGLRELLSDCLQACEIKAKERSVELSLDCPENLTVMANAPLLEQAVVNLIDNSIKYSEPNSLVAVAAKEDSASVHISVSDKGCGIESEHISRIFERFYRIDKGRSRAMGGTGLGLAIVKHIVLAHKGKINVESAVGKGSAFTIILPRN
- a CDS encoding response regulator transcription factor, with translation MAHENILVVEDEEDILQLIKYNLTKEGYHVTGVGTGEAALKTARQSHPKLIILDLMLPGIDGLEVCQILKHDATTAQIPVIMVTAKGEDSDIITGLEVGADDYIVKPFSPRVLTARVRAIFRRKAKEKTGNLESLKIHEITINPGRHEVLVKDKPIDLTLTEFLILHFLARRPGWVYSRYEIVNGVRGEETIVTDRSVDVQIVGLRKKLGAAGKYIETVRGVGYRFKDK